A genomic stretch from Paucidesulfovibrio longus DSM 6739 includes:
- a CDS encoding bacterioferritin → MPKVSKSERDARKKKVVDVLNQARAMELTAITQYMNQHYNLDDMDYGELAKNMKLIAIDEMRHAEMFAERIKELGGEPVTAGDGKITKGQKVQAIFPFDSDLEDDTIAAYNDFLLICRDNGDSVSQKLFETIIDEEQQHFNYFDNVSGHIEDLGETYLSKIAGTPASTGGTTKGFVLGTGAA, encoded by the coding sequence ATGCCCAAGGTAAGCAAAAGCGAGCGCGACGCCCGCAAGAAAAAGGTCGTGGACGTGCTCAACCAGGCCCGCGCCATGGAACTCACCGCCATCACCCAGTACATGAACCAGCACTACAACCTGGACGACATGGACTACGGCGAGCTGGCCAAGAACATGAAACTCATCGCCATCGACGAGATGCGCCACGCGGAAATGTTCGCCGAACGCATCAAGGAACTGGGCGGCGAGCCCGTCACCGCCGGGGACGGCAAGATCACCAAGGGCCAGAAGGTCCAGGCCATCTTCCCGTTCGATTCCGACCTCGAAGACGACACCATCGCCGCGTACAACGACTTCCTGCTCATCTGCCGGGACAACGGCGACAGCGTGAGCCAGAAGCTCTTCGAAACCATCATCGACGAGGAACAGCAGCATTTCAACTACTTCGACAATGTCTCCGGGCACATCGAAGATCTGGGCGAAACCTACCTCTCCAAGATCGCCGGAACCCCGGCGTCCACCGGCGGAACCACCAAGGGCTTCGTGCTCGGCACAGGAGCCGCCTAG